A stretch of DNA from Sphingomonas ginkgonis:
TTCATCTTCTTCGCCGGCGTGCTGACGGACTTCGGCGGGCGCGGGGACGCGGGCCTGCTCGGCCTGTCGCTGGGCGCAGGGCTGTGCATGCAGGCGATCATCGCGGTGGGTTCGCCGCCGGTCGCGATCGTCAATGCGCTGATGGCGACGACCGGGGCGGCGCTGTTCGCCCGCTCGCCGGCCGCGACGGGCGCGGTGGCCGCGCTGAGCCTCGCGGCTGTCGGCTACAGCGTCAGCCAGACCCAGCAGATGATCGCCGCGGCGCGGCGCCGGCTGCGTCTCGACTGGCAGGCCAAGAAGGCGCTCCAGTTCGTCGCCGAGTTCGAGAGCAGCGGGCGCGGCTGGTTCTGGGAAACCAACAGCGCGGGTACCCTGTCCTACGTGTCGCAGCAGCTGGCCGACGACTTCGAGACGACTCCGGAGGCGCTGCTGGGGCGGCAGTTCACCGACCTTCTCTCGGTCGACAACGGCAGCGGCGACGCGCTGCGCGAGGAGCGGACGCTCGGCTTCCACCTGTCGGCGCGCTTCCCCTTCTCCGAGGTGGTGGTCCGCGCCGCGACCAACGAGGACATCCACTGGTCGCTGTCGGGCAACCCGATCTTCGACGAGAACGGCCGCTTCCTGGGTTTCCGCGGGATCGGCGCCGACCTTACCGAGCAGCGCCGCAACGAGCAGGAGATCAGCCGGCTCGCGCGGTTCGATTCGCTGACCGGCCTGCCCAACCGGGCGATGATGCGGCAGACGCTCGACGAGGCCCTCCGCAACGCTGCACGGCGGCAGCGGGGCTGCTCGCTGTTCCTGATCGACCTCGACCGCTTCAAGAACGTCAACGACACGCTCGGCCATCCGGTCGGCGACGCGCTGCTCAAGCAGGTCGCCGAGCGGCTGAAGTCGGTGATGGGGGACCATGGCCAGGTCGGCCGCTTGGGCGGCGACGAGTTCAAGGCGGTGCTCCCCGGAACAGTGGATATCGGGCTGCTCGAGTCGCTTGCCCGGACGCTGATCGACCAGGTGTCGCAGCCCTACCGGATCGAGGGGCACCGGGTGACCATCGGCGCGTCCGTCGGCGTGGCGATCGGCGACCCCGGCCGCACCTGCGCCGACGCGCTGGTCCGCAACGCCGACCTCGCGCTCTACGCGGCCAAGGGCGCCGGGCGCGGCAAGCACTGCTTCTACGAGCCGGCGATGCACAGCGAGGCGTCCGACCGCCAGCTGCTCGAGAACGACCTTCGCCAGGCGCTCGAGCGGGGCGAGCTGTCGGTCTGCTACCAGCCCATCGTTCGCGCGGTGGGCGAGGACGTCGCCGGGTTCGAGGCGCTGGTCCGCTGGACCCACGCCAGCCGCGGTGCGATCTCGCCCGCCAAGTTCATCCCGCTCGCCGAGGAATGCGGGATGATCGGGAAGATTGGCGAGTGGGTCCTCAAGACCGCGCTGGCGGAAGCGGCGCGCTGGCCGGACCGGGTCCGAATCGCGGTCAACCTGTCGCCGATCCAGTTCAACAATCCGGGGATCGTGGGGGTTATCGACCGGCTGCTGGGGGAGAGCGGCGTTCGCCCGGGGCGGCTGGAGCTGGAGATCACCGAGGGCGTCTTCCTCGCCGAGGGCGACGCCACCGACGAGACCTTCGCCCGGCTGAAGAACCTCGGCGTCCGGCTCGCGCTCGACGATTTCGGGACCGGCTATTCGTCGCTCGGCTATCTGAAGAAGGCGCCGTTCGACAAGATCAAGATCGACCAGAGTTTCGTGCGCGGCGCGGCCTCGCCGAGCAGCCGCAACAGCGCCATCATCCGCGCCATCGTGACGCTGGCGGAAAGCCTCAACATGGACACGGTGGCGGAGGGCGTGGAGACCCACGACGACCTGCAGCTGATCCGCGACCTCGGGTGCAGCCAGATTCAGGGCTACATCTTCGGCAAGCCGGGCGATGCCGAGATCGCCGGGCAACTGGCGCGGGCCAAGTCGGTCGAGGCCGAGGGATTCCAGTGCATCCGCGAGCCGCGGCAGCGGCTGATGCGGCGCGCGATCGCGGGGGTGAACGGGGTCAAGGTCGAGGTCCGGCTGCGCAACATCTCGGCGATGGGCGCGCTGATCGAGTGCGACGAGCCGGTCGCGCCCGGCCAGACGATCGTGCTCGACATCGTCGGCGTCGGCCCGGTCACCGGCGCGGTGCGCTGGTCGGCGGCGGGCCGCTTCGGCGTCCAGTTCGCCGACAATTTCGAGCTGACGCGGCTGGCCCCGGTCAAGCCGAGCGGCCAGGCGACCCCAGTGGTACGCCCGGCCTATCTCAACCGGGCCGCCGGCTAGAAGGCCTCGACCGGGAGCGCCATCAGGCTCGCCGCGCCCGCTTCGATCTTGCGGCGAAGCGACGCCGCGGCGGGCAGTTCGCGCTCGGCGAAGAAGCGGGCGGTGATCAGCTTGGCGTCGTGGAACTCGCCGTCCTCGCCCGGCTCTATCTTCAGCCGCGCCGAGATCCCCGCCATCTTCAGCCACATCCAGCCGAAGCTGACGAGCCCGAGCAGGTCCATGTAGGCATAGGCCCCGGCCCCGGCATTGTCGGGATCGGCCATG
This window harbors:
- a CDS encoding EAL domain-containing protein; the encoded protein is MRHAIFGNRVAAEPMLDAKATIGEALTFDIVAPPTSDDEVVAEKRSENFTLAPLLLFVSHCIIGAALLLIDGSATLAGNASALAPLILAILLDGGVAMLFRFKDEPGLRPFTIMRTLMLYVASSSTLFIFFAGVLTDFGGRGDAGLLGLSLGAGLCMQAIIAVGSPPVAIVNALMATTGAALFARSPAATGAVAALSLAAVGYSVSQTQQMIAAARRRLRLDWQAKKALQFVAEFESSGRGWFWETNSAGTLSYVSQQLADDFETTPEALLGRQFTDLLSVDNGSGDALREERTLGFHLSARFPFSEVVVRAATNEDIHWSLSGNPIFDENGRFLGFRGIGADLTEQRRNEQEISRLARFDSLTGLPNRAMMRQTLDEALRNAARRQRGCSLFLIDLDRFKNVNDTLGHPVGDALLKQVAERLKSVMGDHGQVGRLGGDEFKAVLPGTVDIGLLESLARTLIDQVSQPYRIEGHRVTIGASVGVAIGDPGRTCADALVRNADLALYAAKGAGRGKHCFYEPAMHSEASDRQLLENDLRQALERGELSVCYQPIVRAVGEDVAGFEALVRWTHASRGAISPAKFIPLAEECGMIGKIGEWVLKTALAEAARWPDRVRIAVNLSPIQFNNPGIVGVIDRLLGESGVRPGRLELEITEGVFLAEGDATDETFARLKNLGVRLALDDFGTGYSSLGYLKKAPFDKIKIDQSFVRGAASPSSRNSAIIRAIVTLAESLNMDTVAEGVETHDDLQLIRDLGCSQIQGYIFGKPGDAEIAGQLARAKSVEAEGFQCIREPRQRLMRRAIAGVNGVKVEVRLRNISAMGALIECDEPVAPGQTIVLDIVGVGPVTGAVRWSAAGRFGVQFADNFELTRLAPVKPSGQATPVVRPAYLNRAAG